The following are encoded together in the Bradyrhizobium genosp. L genome:
- a CDS encoding NADP-dependent oxidoreductase, with amino-acid sequence MNDTVNRQILLVEKPTGKLGPEHFRLTKGAIPEPKDGEALVRTHYISLDAANRAWMHGATYRAAVEANTVMAGGGIAEVVSSKDPALKPGDIVFGDTGWQDYAAVPAKHLAKMPKLEPMTHLLSVYGIAGLTAYFGLLHVGKPKEGETVVVSAAAGSVGSIVGQIAKIKGCRVVGIAGGKDKCHWLTSELGFDAAVDYKDGATYKALRAAAPKGIDVYFDNVGGDVLEACLAQMNNRGRIACCGAISQYDGVPSAHGPRGVPGLIVVKRLVMQGFIVMDYMDQRDAALADLQAWVSSGKLKVQEDVIEGIENTPQALIGLLAGENRGKRMVKM; translated from the coding sequence ATGAACGACACCGTCAATCGCCAGATCCTGCTTGTGGAGAAGCCGACCGGCAAGCTCGGGCCTGAGCATTTCCGTCTGACCAAGGGCGCGATCCCGGAGCCGAAGGACGGCGAGGCGCTGGTGCGCACGCACTACATCTCGCTCGACGCCGCCAACCGCGCCTGGATGCATGGAGCGACTTATCGCGCCGCGGTCGAGGCCAACACCGTGATGGCCGGCGGCGGCATCGCCGAGGTCGTATCGTCGAAGGATCCGGCCCTGAAGCCGGGCGACATCGTGTTCGGCGACACCGGCTGGCAGGACTACGCCGCGGTGCCGGCGAAGCATCTCGCGAAGATGCCGAAGCTCGAGCCGATGACCCATCTGCTCAGCGTCTACGGCATTGCCGGGCTGACCGCCTATTTCGGCCTGCTCCATGTCGGCAAGCCCAAAGAGGGCGAGACCGTGGTGGTGTCGGCCGCGGCCGGCTCGGTCGGCTCGATCGTCGGCCAGATCGCCAAGATCAAGGGCTGCCGCGTGGTCGGCATCGCCGGCGGCAAGGACAAGTGCCACTGGCTGACATCGGAGCTCGGCTTCGATGCCGCGGTCGACTACAAGGACGGCGCCACCTACAAGGCGCTGCGCGCGGCCGCGCCCAAGGGCATCGACGTCTATTTCGACAATGTCGGCGGCGACGTCCTGGAGGCCTGTCTGGCGCAGATGAACAACCGCGGCCGCATCGCCTGCTGCGGCGCGATCTCGCAATATGACGGCGTCCCCTCCGCCCACGGTCCGCGCGGCGTGCCCGGCCTGATCGTGGTGAAGCGGCTCGTCATGCAGGGCTTCATCGTGATGGACTACATGGACCAGCGCGACGCCGCGCTGGCCGACCTGCAGGCCTGGGTGTCTTCGGGCAAACTGAAGGTGCAGGAGGACGTGATCGAGGGCATCGAGAACACGCCGCAGGCGCTGATCGGCCTGCTCGCCGGCGAGAACCGTGGCAAGCGCATGGTGAAGATGTAG
- a CDS encoding dicarboxylate/amino acid:cation symporter, producing MSNRFTQYILIAMVLGIAMGTIIFNYLPDSRAEIAGDVNLIAMLFLRLIKMIIAPLVFATLVGGIAHMGSGAKLGRIFAKTMGWFVSASFISLLLGLVMVNLLQPGANFPGTLPDKAQSTGLPVSAFSIEKFLTHLIPTSIADAMAQNEILQIVVFAVFFAVALGAMPERSKPIMSLIDDLAHIMLKVTGYVMLFAPIAVWAAITATVAKNGLAVLWKLIVFMGGFYLSLMILWGILVIVGFIVIGPRYSHLLRLIREPLMIAFSTASSEAAYPKTLEGLNKFGASSRISAFVLPLGYSFNLDGTMMYCTFASIFIAQTYHIEMSLGTQFAMLATLMITSKGVAGVPRASLVVIASTLGQFNIPEAGLLMIMGIDTFLDMGRSATNVIGNSLATSVVAKWEGELKAEHELGPDDAVPSDAVAGDAVPAH from the coding sequence ATGTCGAACAGGTTTACGCAGTACATCCTGATTGCGATGGTCCTAGGCATCGCGATGGGGACGATCATCTTCAACTATCTACCCGACAGTCGCGCCGAGATCGCAGGCGACGTCAATCTGATTGCAATGCTGTTCCTGCGCCTGATCAAGATGATCATCGCGCCGCTGGTGTTTGCGACCCTGGTCGGCGGCATCGCCCATATGGGATCGGGCGCCAAGCTCGGGCGCATCTTCGCCAAGACCATGGGCTGGTTCGTCTCCGCCTCCTTTATCTCGCTGCTGCTCGGCCTCGTAATGGTCAACCTGCTGCAGCCCGGCGCCAACTTCCCCGGCACGCTGCCCGACAAGGCGCAGTCGACCGGGCTGCCGGTGTCGGCCTTCTCGATCGAGAAATTCCTGACCCATCTGATCCCGACCTCGATCGCGGATGCGATGGCGCAGAACGAGATCCTGCAGATCGTGGTGTTTGCGGTGTTCTTCGCGGTGGCGCTCGGCGCCATGCCGGAACGTTCGAAGCCGATCATGAGCCTGATCGACGATCTCGCGCACATCATGCTCAAGGTCACCGGCTACGTGATGCTGTTCGCGCCGATCGCGGTGTGGGCGGCGATCACGGCGACCGTGGCCAAGAACGGCCTCGCCGTGCTGTGGAAGCTGATCGTCTTCATGGGCGGCTTCTATCTGTCGCTGATGATCCTGTGGGGCATCCTGGTCATCGTCGGATTCATCGTCATCGGGCCGCGTTACAGCCACCTGCTGCGGCTGATCCGCGAGCCGCTGATGATCGCGTTCTCGACCGCCTCCTCGGAGGCGGCCTATCCGAAGACGCTGGAGGGACTGAACAAGTTCGGCGCCTCCTCGCGGATCTCGGCCTTCGTGCTGCCGCTCGGTTACTCCTTCAACCTCGACGGCACGATGATGTACTGCACCTTCGCGAGCATCTTCATCGCGCAGACCTACCACATCGAAATGTCGCTCGGCACCCAGTTCGCGATGCTGGCGACGCTGATGATCACCTCGAAGGGCGTCGCCGGCGTGCCGCGCGCGTCGCTGGTGGTGATCGCCTCGACACTCGGGCAGTTCAACATCCCCGAGGCCGGCCTGTTGATGATCATGGGCATCGACACCTTCCTCGACATGGGCCGCAGCGCCACCAACGTGATCGGCAACTCGCTGGCGACCTCGGTGGTCGCGAAGTGGGAGGGCGAGCTGAAGGCCGAGCACGAACTCGGGCCCGATGACGCCGTGCCCTCGGATGCGGTTGCCGGTGACGCTGTGCCGGCACATTGA
- a CDS encoding FAD-dependent monooxygenase — MREHDVVIVGGGPTGLMLAGELAIGGVDVAIVERRASPDLTGSRAGGLHARTMEVLDQRGIGERFVSQGTRHPAVLFHSHLVPLDITDLPTRRNFTLGLWQIHTERMLGEWIDELAVPVYRGREVTGFTQDDTGVDVALSDESPLHAQYLVGCDGGRSVIRISAGIAFAGWDPTKSWLNAEAEMSQEPEWGIRQDDSGTYAIGKVEDSGRVRVVLTERQLGGNNEPTLREVSDALIAVYGTDFGIHSPVWISRFTDMTRQATTYRDRRVLLAGDAAHVHPPMGGQGLNIGVQDAVNLGWKLAQVVKQTSPESLLDTYQAERHPIAARVLRNTMAHVALNRTDARTRALHDVVSDLLRMEEPRRRVAAMMSGLDVHYDLGNGHPLLGRRMPDLDLITADGAMQIFNLLYHAQSVLLNFGEPGSVDITGWADRVQLVDAAYDGGWELPALGTVPAPTAVLVRPDGHVAWVGERTQAGLTEALTKWFGAISPSSSRRKPGPITTAVRG, encoded by the coding sequence ATGCGGGAACATGATGTGGTGATTGTCGGCGGCGGTCCGACCGGGCTGATGCTGGCGGGTGAGCTGGCGATCGGCGGGGTCGATGTTGCGATCGTCGAGCGCCGTGCCAGCCCTGACCTCACCGGCTCGCGGGCCGGAGGCCTGCATGCGCGCACCATGGAGGTGCTCGATCAGCGCGGCATCGGAGAGCGCTTCGTTTCACAGGGGACGCGCCATCCGGCGGTACTGTTCCATTCGCATCTGGTTCCGCTCGATATCACCGACCTGCCGACCCGGCGCAATTTCACGCTTGGGCTCTGGCAGATTCATACCGAGCGCATGCTCGGCGAATGGATCGACGAACTGGCGGTTCCGGTCTATCGCGGGCGTGAGGTGACGGGCTTCACCCAGGACGACACCGGCGTCGACGTCGCGCTGTCGGACGAAAGCCCGCTCCACGCGCAATATCTCGTCGGCTGCGATGGCGGACGCAGTGTGATCCGGATATCGGCCGGCATCGCATTCGCCGGATGGGACCCGACCAAGAGCTGGCTGAACGCCGAGGCTGAGATGTCCCAAGAGCCGGAATGGGGCATACGGCAGGACGACAGCGGCACCTATGCGATCGGCAAGGTGGAGGACAGCGGGCGCGTGCGGGTCGTGTTGACCGAGCGGCAGCTCGGCGGCAACAACGAGCCGACCCTGCGCGAGGTCAGCGACGCCCTGATCGCGGTGTACGGGACTGATTTCGGCATCCACAGTCCGGTCTGGATCTCGCGATTCACCGACATGACCCGGCAGGCCACTACATACCGCGATCGCCGCGTGCTGCTGGCCGGTGACGCCGCCCATGTCCACCCGCCGATGGGCGGACAGGGCCTCAATATCGGCGTGCAGGATGCGGTCAATCTGGGCTGGAAGCTGGCACAGGTGGTCAAGCAGACGTCACCTGAGAGCCTGCTCGACACCTATCAGGCCGAACGGCATCCGATCGCAGCCCGCGTGCTGCGCAACACGATGGCGCATGTCGCGCTGAACCGTACCGATGCACGAACCAGGGCGTTGCACGACGTCGTGTCCGACCTGCTGCGCATGGAGGAGCCGCGCAGACGCGTAGCCGCGATGATGTCGGGCCTTGATGTGCATTACGATCTCGGTAACGGCCATCCGCTGCTCGGCCGCCGCATGCCCGACCTCGATCTGATCACGGCTGACGGTGCGATGCAGATCTTCAATCTGCTGTATCATGCGCAGTCCGTGCTGCTGAATTTTGGCGAGCCTGGCAGCGTCGATATCACCGGATGGGCAGATCGGGTTCAGTTGGTCGATGCGGCATACGACGGCGGGTGGGAGCTTCCTGCACTCGGGACTGTGCCGGCTCCTACCGCCGTGCTGGTGCGGCCTGACGGCCATGTGGCGTGGGTCGGCGAGCGAACGCAGGCGGGTCTGACCGAGGCGCTGACGAAATGGTTCGGTGCTATCTCCCCATCGTCGTCCCGGCGAAAGCCGGGACCCATAACCACTGCTGTGCGTGGTTAG
- a CDS encoding FMN-binding glutamate synthase family protein produces METMLLPFSPRFIVLTICAVVTALLLLVGIFDHKVFNIVLIPLVIFGALTLLGIRDLTQKGHAVLRNYPISAHVRFLLEEIRPEMRQYFFESEKDGMPFSRDTRAVVYQRAKMVLDKRPFGTQEDVYREGYEWMHHSVAPKPHADEKFRITIGGPDCTKPYSASVFNISAMSFGALSPNAVRALNAGAKKGGFAHDTGEGGVSPYHREMGGDIIWEVGSGYFGCRNRDGTFNPDEFARVSADDQIKMVELKISQGAKPGHGGVLPAAKVSEEISKIRGVALGEDCISPAYHKAFSTPLQMMEFVANMRKLSGGKPAGFKMCIGHPWEFLAICKAMKESGLYPDFIVVDGNEGGTGAAPLEFMDHLGMPMREGVNFVHNALVGIGARDRIKIGASGKIATAFDMARAMAIGADWCNSARGFMFSLGCIQSLSCHTDRCPTGVTSQDPSRNRALFVPDKKERVYNYHHNTLHALTELLAAAGLEHTQDLRPIHFSQRTSTTDVRTFAQLYPALRPGELLEGTQDQRYRDAWAMARADSFQPAG; encoded by the coding sequence ATGGAAACGATGCTGCTTCCGTTCTCGCCGCGCTTCATCGTGCTGACGATCTGCGCCGTGGTCACCGCGCTGCTGCTGCTGGTGGGAATTTTCGACCACAAGGTCTTCAATATCGTTCTGATCCCGCTGGTCATCTTCGGCGCGCTGACCTTGCTCGGCATCCGCGACCTGACCCAGAAGGGCCACGCGGTGCTGCGCAACTATCCGATCTCGGCGCATGTCCGCTTCCTGCTCGAGGAAATCCGCCCGGAGATGCGGCAGTACTTCTTCGAGAGCGAGAAGGACGGCATGCCGTTCTCCCGCGACACCCGCGCGGTGGTCTATCAGCGCGCCAAGATGGTGCTCGACAAGCGGCCGTTCGGCACCCAGGAGGACGTCTATCGCGAAGGCTATGAGTGGATGCACCATTCGGTGGCGCCGAAGCCGCATGCCGACGAGAAATTCCGCATCACCATCGGCGGCCCGGACTGCACCAAGCCGTATTCCGCCTCGGTGTTCAACATCTCGGCGATGAGCTTCGGCGCGCTGAGCCCGAACGCGGTGCGGGCGCTCAACGCCGGCGCCAAGAAGGGCGGCTTTGCTCATGACACCGGCGAGGGCGGCGTCAGCCCCTATCACCGCGAGATGGGCGGCGACATCATCTGGGAGGTCGGCTCCGGCTATTTCGGCTGCCGCAACCGCGACGGCACCTTCAACCCGGATGAATTCGCGCGCGTCTCGGCCGACGACCAGATCAAGATGGTCGAGCTCAAGATCAGCCAGGGCGCCAAGCCCGGTCATGGCGGTGTGCTGCCGGCCGCCAAGGTCTCCGAAGAGATCTCCAAGATCCGCGGCGTAGCGCTCGGCGAGGATTGCATCTCGCCGGCCTATCACAAGGCATTCTCGACCCCGCTGCAGATGATGGAATTCGTCGCCAATATGCGAAAACTGTCCGGCGGCAAACCGGCCGGCTTCAAGATGTGCATCGGCCATCCCTGGGAGTTTCTGGCGATCTGCAAGGCGATGAAGGAGAGCGGGCTGTATCCCGATTTCATCGTGGTCGACGGCAATGAGGGCGGCACGGGTGCTGCCCCGCTCGAATTCATGGACCATCTGGGCATGCCGATGCGCGAGGGCGTCAATTTCGTCCACAACGCGCTGGTCGGCATCGGCGCGCGCGACCGCATCAAGATCGGCGCGTCCGGCAAGATCGCGACCGCGTTCGACATGGCGCGGGCGATGGCGATTGGCGCCGACTGGTGCAATTCGGCGCGCGGCTTCATGTTCTCGCTCGGCTGCATCCAGTCGTTGAGCTGCCACACCGACCGCTGCCCGACCGGTGTCACCTCGCAGGACCCGTCGCGCAACCGCGCGCTGTTCGTGCCGGACAAGAAAGAGCGCGTCTACAACTACCACCATAACACGCTGCACGCGCTGACCGAGCTGCTCGCTGCCGCCGGCCTCGAGCACACCCAGGATCTGCGCCCGATCCACTTCTCGCAGCGGACCTCGACCACCGATGTTCGTACTTTCGCCCAGCTCTATCCGGCGCTGCGGCCCGGCGAGTTGCTCGAAGGCACGCAAGATCAGCGCTACCGCGACGCCTGGGCGATGGCCCGCGCGGATTCGTTCCAGCCGGCGGGCTAG
- a CDS encoding amino acid ABC transporter substrate-binding protein: MHRIRWGRIRAEAGALSAGLLAACLLAAPLSAQTAGEGLSPTLANIKATHTVRVGYRESSPPFSFLDHSNRPIGYSLELCDAIVEEIGAEVDDANLKIDYVKVTSDDRIPAVVDKKIDLECGSTTANAERGKQVAFSPLMFVAGTKLMVPKASGVAQVADLKGKTVVVTKGTTNEQAMHNVDAKQQLGLNIVTSPDHEQSYQMLVDGKADAFATDDILLYGLIARHKSQDKFRVTGDYLSYDPYGIMYRKGEPQMKDVVERAFRRLASNRDIIPLYNKWFVARLPTGEKMNVALSPQLEEAFKVLDENQ, from the coding sequence ATGCATCGGATCCGCTGGGGGCGGATACGGGCTGAAGCCGGGGCGCTGTCGGCAGGTTTGCTGGCAGCGTGCCTGCTGGCGGCGCCGCTATCCGCGCAGACGGCCGGCGAGGGGCTGAGCCCCACGCTCGCCAACATCAAGGCCACGCATACGGTGCGGGTCGGCTACCGCGAAAGCTCGCCGCCGTTCTCGTTCCTCGACCATTCCAACCGGCCGATCGGCTACAGCCTCGAACTGTGCGATGCAATCGTCGAGGAGATCGGCGCCGAAGTCGACGACGCCAATCTCAAGATCGACTACGTCAAGGTCACGTCCGACGACCGCATTCCCGCTGTCGTCGACAAGAAGATCGATCTCGAATGCGGATCGACCACGGCCAACGCCGAGCGCGGCAAGCAGGTCGCGTTCTCGCCCTTGATGTTCGTCGCCGGCACCAAGCTGATGGTGCCGAAGGCCTCCGGCGTCGCGCAAGTTGCCGACCTCAAGGGCAAGACCGTGGTGGTCACCAAGGGCACCACCAACGAACAGGCGATGCACAATGTCGACGCCAAGCAACAGCTCGGCCTCAACATCGTGACCTCGCCCGATCACGAGCAGTCCTACCAGATGCTGGTCGACGGCAAGGCCGACGCGTTCGCGACCGACGACATCCTGCTCTATGGCCTGATCGCGCGGCACAAGTCGCAGGACAAATTCCGCGTCACCGGCGACTATCTGTCCTACGATCCCTACGGGATCATGTACCGCAAGGGCGAGCCGCAGATGAAGGACGTGGTCGAGCGCGCCTTCCGCAGGCTCGCCTCCAACCGCGACATCATCCCGCTCTACAACAAATGGTTCGTCGCCCGCCTGCCGACCGGCGAAAAGATGAACGTCGCGCTGTCGCCGCAGCTGGAAGAGGCATTCAAGGTGCTCGACGAGAACCAGTAG
- a CDS encoding ATP-grasp domain-containing protein, whose translation MVLIGQRIVLETIKKYCLARDIAVEPRSGGWLVIMQRGGVRRLAIGYDLGLNNAVAHQVANDKSACAEVLASAGVDAIPHTLFLGPRHSPHIPGSGSRDAMARLLDAHPRGIVVKPNEGTSGELVFRVTARVQLETAVERVLAEYRSLAISPYVAIKHEVRFVVLDDRALAGYIKLRPSVVGDGIHSLRELAHAAASAEQLETISDDFSPAELDAIPPAGERREINWRHNLDAGAAPVLLKREEMEQFGAALAIRAAQALRIRFASIDVVEVDGCWRILEVNSGVKMEALGRHAPEVVEAIYFAALDEVFAEDA comes from the coding sequence GTGGTCCTGATCGGTCAGCGAATTGTCCTGGAAACCATCAAAAAATATTGTCTGGCGCGCGATATCGCCGTCGAGCCGCGTTCCGGCGGCTGGCTGGTCATCATGCAGCGTGGCGGCGTGCGGCGGCTCGCGATCGGCTACGACCTCGGGCTGAACAACGCGGTGGCGCACCAGGTCGCCAACGACAAGTCGGCCTGCGCCGAGGTGCTGGCGTCGGCCGGTGTCGACGCGATTCCGCATACGCTGTTTTTGGGCCCGCGGCACAGCCCGCATATTCCGGGATCAGGCTCGCGCGATGCGATGGCGCGGCTGCTCGATGCGCATCCGCGCGGTATCGTCGTCAAGCCGAACGAAGGCACCTCGGGTGAGCTGGTATTTCGCGTCACCGCGCGCGTGCAGCTGGAGACAGCGGTCGAGCGCGTGCTGGCGGAGTACCGCAGCCTTGCGATCTCGCCCTATGTCGCGATCAAGCATGAGGTGCGCTTCGTCGTGCTCGATGACCGCGCGCTGGCCGGCTACATCAAGCTGCGCCCGTCTGTGGTCGGCGACGGCATCCATTCGCTTCGTGAGCTCGCGCACGCGGCCGCATCCGCTGAGCAGCTCGAAACCATCAGCGACGACTTCTCGCCCGCAGAACTCGATGCGATTCCACCCGCGGGTGAACGACGCGAGATCAACTGGCGGCACAATCTCGATGCCGGCGCCGCGCCGGTGCTGCTGAAGCGCGAGGAGATGGAGCAATTCGGCGCGGCGCTTGCGATCAGGGCCGCACAGGCCCTGCGCATCCGCTTCGCCTCGATCGATGTGGTGGAGGTCGACGGCTGCTGGCGGATCCTCGAGGTCAATTCCGGGGTGAAGATGGAAGCGCTCGGCAGGCACGCGCCTGAGGTGGTCGAGGCGATCTACTTCGCCGCGCTGGATGAGGTGTTTGCGGAAGATGCGTAG
- a CDS encoding ferredoxin--NADP reductase — protein MSAFYREKVLSVQHWTDTLFSFRATRDSGFRFQNGQFAMIGLEVEGRPLLRAYSMASANHEEELEFFSIKVQDGPLTSKLQKIREGDTILVGRKATGTLITDNLIPGKRLMLLSTGTGLAPFASLIKDPEVYDQYEQIVLVHGCRQVSELAYGEELVAKLRDDELFGPLLSEKLSYYPTVTREPFRNRGRITDLITSNQLFADLHQGPLDIETDRIMMCGSPGMLEELKQLFETRGFAEGSGNNPGHFVIEKAFVER, from the coding sequence ATGAGCGCGTTCTATCGAGAGAAGGTTCTTTCCGTTCAGCACTGGACCGATACGCTTTTCAGCTTCCGAGCCACCCGCGATTCCGGTTTCCGCTTCCAGAACGGCCAGTTCGCCATGATCGGCCTCGAGGTCGAGGGACGGCCACTGCTGCGCGCCTATTCGATGGCGAGCGCCAATCATGAGGAAGAGCTCGAGTTCTTCTCGATCAAGGTGCAGGACGGCCCGCTCACCTCCAAGCTGCAGAAGATCCGCGAGGGCGACACCATCCTGGTCGGCCGCAAGGCCACCGGCACGCTGATCACCGACAATCTGATTCCGGGCAAGCGGCTGATGCTACTGTCGACCGGCACCGGCCTCGCGCCGTTCGCGAGCCTGATCAAGGACCCCGAGGTCTACGATCAGTACGAGCAGATCGTGCTGGTGCATGGCTGCCGCCAGGTCTCCGAGCTCGCCTATGGCGAGGAGCTGGTCGCCAAGCTGCGCGACGACGAATTGTTCGGCCCGCTGCTGTCCGAGAAGCTCTCGTATTATCCGACCGTGACTCGCGAGCCGTTCCGCAACCGCGGCCGCATCACCGACCTCATCACCTCCAACCAGCTCTTCGCCGACTTGCATCAGGGCCCGCTCGACATCGAAACCGACCGCATCATGATGTGCGGCAGCCCGGGGATGCTGGAAGAATTGAAGCAGCTGTTCGAAACCCGCGGATTTGCGGAAGGCAGCGGCAACAATCCCGGCCACTTCGTGATCGAGAAGGCGTTCGTCGAGCGCTGA
- a CDS encoding carbohydrate porin, with amino-acid sequence MTCVRLIRVHFAAGAALGAAAFGTPASAADLAVKSPVRDAVYNWTGFYVGAHVGYGDGSLGPGTNPLPEQGVFFPPTITGGIGGFQAGYNRQFANRFVLGVEADATFTGPVDLPRRVLAPYNSTIDYVGTARGRIGYAFGNWMPYVTGGFAWGHSTVRINDPTGTVVSEPGQYQTGWTVGGGAEFAVGGNWTAKLEYDYIDLSRRTMGLADFGMPGVTIEPRLQLLKFGLNYQFGDSPWSAAPTQAAAPPKSDDWSVHAQTTLIGQGYPSFRAPYTGTNSLPGPGQVQQTWTTTAFLGVRLWEGGEFYFNPETAQGFGLNGTLGLAGFSNGEAQKAGAEFPKIRPQRYYFKQTFGLGGEQEDVDDGPNQLSGKRDIDRVTLVVGRFAVGDFFDGNSYAKDPRADFMNWAMWASAAYDFPADLPGYTRGAVVELNRKDWAVRAGVFQVPNEPNSDTLVFSTGGAVVEFEGRYSIFDQPGKLRVGIFGNRGNTGNYNQALAIEDANPALDINDVMASIRKDNLKYGFYLNGEQQIVKDVGLFGRFSWNDGQNEILSFTDVDRSLSGGLSIKGSSWGRANDTIGIGGAINGLSTAHRDFLAAGGLGLLIGDGALNYSPERIFETYYAYQVNKNLTLTADYQFITNPAYNADRGPVHIFSGRVHGEF; translated from the coding sequence ATGACCTGCGTCCGCCTCATCCGGGTCCATTTCGCCGCCGGCGCTGCGCTCGGCGCGGCCGCTTTCGGCACGCCGGCATCGGCGGCCGACCTGGCCGTCAAATCGCCGGTGCGCGACGCCGTCTACAACTGGACCGGCTTTTACGTCGGCGCCCATGTCGGCTACGGCGACGGCAGCCTCGGTCCCGGCACTAACCCGCTTCCCGAGCAGGGCGTGTTCTTCCCGCCGACGATCACTGGCGGGATCGGCGGCTTCCAGGCCGGATACAACCGCCAGTTCGCCAACCGCTTCGTGCTCGGCGTCGAAGCCGACGCGACCTTCACCGGTCCGGTCGACCTGCCGCGGCGGGTGCTGGCGCCCTACAATTCGACGATCGACTATGTCGGCACGGCGCGGGGCCGCATCGGCTATGCCTTCGGCAACTGGATGCCCTATGTCACCGGCGGCTTCGCCTGGGGGCACAGCACCGTCAGGATCAACGACCCCACCGGCACGGTGGTCAGCGAGCCCGGCCAGTACCAGACCGGCTGGACCGTCGGCGGCGGCGCGGAATTCGCGGTCGGCGGCAACTGGACCGCCAAGCTCGAATACGACTATATCGACCTGTCGCGACGGACGATGGGCCTTGCCGATTTCGGCATGCCCGGCGTCACCATCGAGCCGCGACTGCAGCTGCTCAAGTTCGGCCTCAACTATCAGTTCGGGGATTCGCCGTGGTCGGCGGCGCCGACGCAGGCCGCAGCGCCGCCGAAGTCCGACGACTGGAGCGTGCACGCACAGACCACGCTGATCGGGCAAGGCTACCCGTCGTTCCGCGCACCTTACACCGGCACCAACAGCCTGCCGGGGCCCGGCCAGGTGCAGCAGACCTGGACCACCACCGCATTCCTCGGCGTGCGGCTGTGGGAGGGCGGTGAGTTCTACTTCAATCCGGAGACCGCGCAGGGCTTTGGCCTCAACGGCACGCTCGGTCTCGCCGGCTTCTCGAACGGCGAGGCGCAAAAGGCCGGCGCCGAGTTTCCGAAGATCCGGCCGCAGCGCTATTATTTCAAGCAGACCTTCGGGCTCGGCGGCGAGCAGGAAGACGTCGACGACGGGCCCAACCAGCTATCCGGCAAGCGCGACATCGACCGCGTCACGCTGGTGGTCGGGCGTTTCGCGGTCGGCGATTTCTTCGACGGCAATTCCTACGCCAAGGACCCGCGCGCCGATTTCATGAACTGGGCGATGTGGGCGTCCGCCGCCTACGACTTCCCGGCCGACCTGCCCGGCTATACCCGCGGCGCCGTGGTCGAGCTCAACCGCAAGGACTGGGCAGTGCGGGCCGGCGTGTTCCAGGTGCCGAACGAGCCGAACAGCGACACGCTGGTGTTCTCGACCGGCGGCGCAGTGGTCGAGTTCGAGGGCCGCTATTCGATCTTCGACCAGCCCGGCAAATTGCGCGTCGGCATCTTCGGCAATCGCGGCAACACCGGCAATTACAACCAGGCGCTGGCGATCGAGGACGCCAATCCCGCGCTCGACATCAACGACGTGATGGCATCGATCCGCAAGGACAATCTGAAATACGGCTTCTACCTGAACGGCGAGCAGCAGATCGTGAAGGACGTCGGCCTGTTCGGCCGGTTCTCCTGGAACGACGGCCAGAACGAGATCCTGTCCTTCACCGATGTCGATCGCAGCCTCTCCGGAGGCCTGTCGATCAAGGGCAGCTCGTGGGGACGGGCGAACGACACGATCGGCATCGGCGGCGCGATCAACGGCTTGTCCACCGCACATCGCGACTTCCTCGCCGCAGGCGGCCTCGGCCTCTTGATCGGTGACGGCGCGCTGAATTACAGCCCGGAGCGGATCTTTGAGACCTACTACGCCTACCAGGTGAACAAGAACCTGACGCTGACCGCGGACTACCAGTTCATCACCAACCCCGCCTACAACGCCGACCGCGGCCCGGTGCACATCTTCTCCGGCCGCGTCCACGGGGAGTTTTAG
- a CDS encoding metal-sensing transcriptional repressor, producing MTDDHPHAAIARRLKRAGGHLETIVEMIEAGRPCVQIAQQLQAVESAIESAKKALIHDHIGHSLEATLDASAPKRRAVLRDFRLIAKYL from the coding sequence ATGACCGACGACCACCCGCACGCCGCGATCGCCCGCCGCCTGAAGCGCGCCGGCGGCCACCTCGAGACCATCGTCGAGATGATCGAAGCGGGCCGCCCCTGCGTTCAGATCGCCCAGCAATTGCAGGCCGTGGAGAGCGCGATCGAGAGCGCCAAGAAGGCGCTGATCCATGACCATATCGGCCACAGCCTCGAGGCCACGCTGGACGCCTCCGCCCCAAAGCGCCGTGCCGTGCTGCGCGATTTCAGGCTGATCGCAAAATATCTGTAA